One region of Pyramidobacter sp. YE332 genomic DNA includes:
- a CDS encoding M55 family metallopeptidase: MKIYISADMEGCTGVTDVHQTMNGRPEYAFGCKMELHDVRAAAEGALEAGADEVLVNDAHGRKINVDIDGLGSRVRLLSGTPKPLGMMEGCSGSDGVFFIGYHAMAGTPVAVLDHTISGGTVYSIELNGVEMGELGLNAAVASSFGLPVALVEGDDALEREVRAQLGAAPVYARVKIAKGRLAADCLSPEDSYGYIKAKAKEAVERLKARQIPLFDIGDGSYDLRVTFHTTAQCDAATQIPALERLGGRTVRVRGRGMAEMRRWTGAIVGLASTANS, translated from the coding sequence ATGAAAATTTACATCAGCGCCGATATGGAAGGCTGCACCGGCGTGACCGACGTTCATCAGACCATGAACGGACGTCCCGAATACGCTTTCGGCTGCAAGATGGAACTGCACGACGTGCGCGCCGCCGCCGAAGGCGCGCTGGAAGCCGGCGCCGACGAAGTGCTGGTCAACGACGCGCACGGGCGCAAGATCAACGTCGACATCGACGGCCTCGGCAGCCGCGTGCGCCTGCTCAGCGGCACGCCCAAGCCCCTGGGCATGATGGAAGGCTGCTCGGGAAGCGACGGCGTCTTCTTCATCGGCTACCACGCCATGGCCGGGACCCCCGTCGCCGTGCTCGACCACACCATCTCCGGCGGAACGGTCTATTCGATCGAACTGAACGGCGTGGAGATGGGCGAACTGGGGCTGAACGCCGCCGTCGCCTCCTCCTTCGGTCTGCCGGTGGCGCTGGTCGAGGGCGACGACGCATTGGAGCGCGAAGTCCGCGCGCAGCTCGGCGCGGCCCCCGTCTACGCGCGGGTGAAAATCGCCAAGGGCCGTCTGGCGGCGGACTGCCTGTCGCCGGAGGACTCCTACGGCTATATCAAGGCGAAGGCGAAGGAAGCCGTCGAGCGCCTGAAAGCGCGCCAAATCCCGCTTTTCGACATCGGCGACGGCAGCTACGACCTGCGCGTCACTTTCCACACCACGGCCCAGTGCGACGCGGCCACTCAGATCCCCGCACTCGAACGCCTCGGCGGCCGCACCGTGCGCGTCCGCGGCCGCGGCATGGCGGAAATGCGCCGCTGGACCGGCGCGATCGTCGGGCTGGCAAGCACGGCCAACAGCTGA
- a CDS encoding tripartite tricarboxylate transporter permease gives MGALTGLIVGTVGGIVIGALPGFSASMGVALLIPITYGMSPVAGLIMLTAVYTSAIYGGSITATLCHTPGTPASAATAIDGYKLTQQGRGMEAVGVCTVASMIGGVVGALALLFLSPPLGKFSLQFSALEYCMLAIFGVTIIASLAGESLYKGLFSGILGLFLGTVGLDAITGTPRFTFGSIQLEDGIQFVPALIGMFSISQVMIIADDVFKGKHAIVDEKSMTGRILPPWSEFKGLIPTIARSSVIGTIIGIIPTAGAGVSSWVCYSLGKKFSKHPDKFGNGSLEGVASSEAGNNAATGGALVPLITLALPGSAVAAILLGGMLMHGLVPGASMFTEKAPVTYTIIFGYLLSNVLMGLIGLAVAKYVARVSTIPMGVLGPLVVALSAIGTYAIRNNMFDVFVMLAFGLLGYLLRRTGFATAPLVLGMVLGEIVESNWRRALIMSRGNMFKYFLSRPISLALLVLIALSMFTPVLMNYVNKKSRVQEKSA, from the coding sequence GTGGGGGCGCTGACGGGGCTGATCGTCGGCACCGTCGGCGGCATCGTCATCGGCGCTCTGCCCGGCTTCAGCGCATCCATGGGCGTGGCGCTGCTGATTCCCATCACCTACGGAATGTCGCCCGTCGCCGGGCTGATCATGCTGACGGCCGTCTATACGTCGGCCATTTACGGCGGCTCGATCACCGCCACGCTGTGCCACACGCCCGGCACGCCGGCTTCCGCCGCGACGGCGATCGATGGATACAAGCTGACCCAGCAGGGACGCGGCATGGAAGCCGTCGGCGTCTGCACGGTCGCTTCCATGATCGGCGGCGTCGTCGGCGCGCTGGCGCTGTTGTTCCTTTCGCCGCCGTTGGGGAAATTCTCCCTGCAATTTTCGGCGCTTGAGTACTGCATGCTGGCCATCTTCGGCGTCACGATCATCGCCTCCCTGGCTGGAGAATCGCTGTACAAGGGGCTGTTTTCGGGCATTCTCGGCCTGTTCCTCGGCACCGTCGGTCTGGATGCCATCACCGGCACGCCGCGTTTCACCTTCGGTTCCATCCAGCTCGAAGACGGCATCCAGTTCGTTCCCGCGCTGATCGGCATGTTCTCGATCTCGCAGGTCATGATCATCGCCGACGATGTCTTCAAGGGCAAGCATGCCATCGTCGACGAAAAGAGCATGACGGGGCGTATCCTGCCGCCCTGGAGCGAGTTCAAAGGGCTGATTCCGACCATCGCCCGTTCATCCGTCATCGGCACGATCATCGGTATCATTCCGACGGCCGGCGCCGGCGTTTCTTCATGGGTCTGTTACAGCCTCGGCAAAAAATTCTCCAAACATCCCGATAAATTCGGCAACGGCTCTCTCGAAGGGGTGGCCTCGTCCGAAGCCGGCAATAACGCCGCCACCGGCGGCGCGCTCGTTCCCCTGATCACGCTGGCTCTGCCCGGCAGCGCGGTGGCGGCCATCCTTCTCGGCGGCATGCTCATGCACGGACTCGTCCCGGGAGCTTCCATGTTCACCGAAAAGGCTCCCGTTACCTACACGATCATATTCGGTTATCTGCTTTCCAACGTTCTCATGGGGCTCATCGGTCTGGCTGTCGCCAAATACGTGGCCCGGGTCAGCACCATCCCGATGGGCGTGCTCGGTCCGCTTGTCGTCGCGCTCTCCGCCATCGGCACCTACGCGATCCGCAACAACATGTTCGACGTGTTCGTGATGCTTGCTTTCGGTCTGCTGGGGTATTTGCTGCGGCGGACGGGCTTCGCCACCGCGCCCCTCGTGCTGGGCATGGTGCTGGGCGAAATCGTCGAGAGCAATTGGCGCCGCGCGCTGATCATGTCCCGCGGCAATATGTTCAAATATTTCCTGAGCCGTCCTATCAGCCTTGCGCTGCTGGTCCTCATCGCGCTCTCCATGTTCACGCCGGTCCTGATGAATTACGTGAATAAAAAGTCGCGAGTTCAGGAAAAATCTGCCTGA
- a CDS encoding tripartite tricarboxylate transporter TctB family protein, translating to MKRHQDVIIGIVILLFCAFFTCCALRMDMGPALMPLILLAFMAVLGLIILADGIRKTRRATAENPVRPFVTCATLKTPLTMFALIVVYVLLFLAVGYYAATILFLMAAMRFLKQKSWLFIAVTTAGFVAFAYFFLVRQLNVSIDELGWLGNWLRMRGGF from the coding sequence ATGAAACGACATCAGGACGTGATCATTGGCATCGTCATCCTGCTGTTCTGCGCCTTTTTCACGTGTTGTGCCCTGAGGATGGACATGGGACCGGCTCTGATGCCGCTCATTCTGCTCGCCTTTATGGCGGTATTGGGCCTCATCATCTTAGCCGACGGCATTCGAAAAACGCGCCGAGCAACGGCGGAGAACCCCGTCAGGCCTTTCGTGACCTGCGCTACGTTGAAAACGCCGCTGACCATGTTCGCTTTGATCGTTGTCTATGTTCTGCTGTTCCTCGCCGTTGGTTACTATGCCGCAACGATACTCTTTCTGATGGCGGCGATGCGTTTTCTCAAGCAGAAGAGTTGGCTGTTCATCGCGGTCACCACCGCCGGATTCGTGGCCTTCGCTTATTTCTTCCTCGTTCGTCAGCTGAACGTCTCCATCGACGAATTGGGCTGGCTCGGCAACTGGCTGCGGATGCGCGGCGGATTTTAG
- a CDS encoding tripartite tricarboxylate transporter substrate binding protein, with amino-acid sequence MKKSSRIAGIVTALTVLFCSAAAAENGWPTKPITLVCGYSAGGSSDLGCRYLAAALEKQLGVPVVVENRPGSGSWVAWNRFLHNTPADGNTFALVNLSAVFGHYDDKTPRKETIDDFELLANQAIDYQVIAIRPDEKRFTDYKSLLEYAKSNELLTAASSTGITSGEASVARMLEKFHGAKVSVVPVGGAGDANTMFISGNIDFLIGNVGDVTLNPENYKVIVLFANERDEQLPDVPTEKELGLGDYVSFSARGYAYMKGVDPEIVAKMTQAVSAAIQDPECLENMRKMGVNVELYSGDAYKKLLNDQLEWRCRIWDVKR; translated from the coding sequence ATGAAAAAAAGTTCACGCATCGCAGGTATTGTGACGGCGCTGACCGTTCTGTTCTGCAGCGCCGCCGCGGCGGAAAACGGCTGGCCGACTAAACCGATCACGCTGGTATGCGGGTACAGCGCCGGCGGCAGTTCTGATCTCGGCTGCCGCTATCTGGCGGCGGCGCTTGAAAAGCAGCTGGGCGTGCCCGTCGTCGTCGAAAACCGTCCCGGCAGCGGCAGCTGGGTGGCGTGGAACCGTTTTCTCCACAACACGCCCGCCGACGGCAACACGTTCGCCCTCGTCAACCTGAGCGCCGTGTTCGGGCACTACGACGACAAGACGCCCCGCAAAGAGACCATCGACGACTTTGAGCTTCTTGCCAACCAGGCCATCGACTATCAGGTCATCGCCATCCGCCCCGACGAAAAGCGTTTCACGGATTATAAAAGCCTGCTCGAATACGCCAAGAGCAACGAACTCCTGACGGCAGCTTCCAGCACCGGCATCACCAGCGGCGAAGCGAGCGTGGCCCGCATGCTCGAAAAATTCCACGGCGCCAAAGTCAGCGTCGTGCCTGTCGGCGGAGCCGGCGACGCGAACACCATGTTCATCTCCGGCAACATCGATTTCCTGATCGGCAATGTCGGCGACGTCACGCTCAATCCAGAAAACTACAAGGTCATCGTCCTCTTTGCCAACGAGCGCGACGAGCAGCTGCCCGACGTGCCTACCGAAAAGGAACTGGGGCTGGGCGATTACGTCTCCTTCTCCGCGCGCGGCTACGCCTACATGAAGGGCGTCGATCCCGAGATCGTCGCGAAGATGACCCAGGCCGTCAGCGCCGCTATTCAAGACCCCGAGTGTCTCGAGAACATGCGCAAGATGGGCGTCAACGTCGAGCTCTATTCCGGCGACGCTTACAAGAAGCTGCTGAACGATCAGCTCGAGTGGAGATGCAGGATTTGGGACGTGAAGCGTTAA
- a CDS encoding 2-hydroxyacid dehydrogenase, translating into MSKVVIAGRVPDAGRKILYERCAGRYDVAEVLSGEDLARHLDGTYYILRGFPMGASEIEKLGGDARLIHRWGVGFDAVDIEAAGKKGITVSICAGVNSQPVAELTVMLMLASLRHLPELMSRAKAGRKDKEDIIARSWLISGKRVGLVGLGSIGRRVAAAVGGMGAEVTYYDPCRAAPETEKELGVEFLPLDELLKSSDIVSLHMPLLDSTRHLIDAAALAKMKPSALLVNTARGGIVDTEALLKALAEKRLFGAALDTIENEPLPADHPAFRLDNLIITPHAGGNTEDNNRNMAVYIMDNIDAMESGRGPNPRSVVNRQFLGRQRISDPL; encoded by the coding sequence ATGAGTAAGGTCGTCATCGCCGGCAGAGTGCCGGATGCGGGCAGAAAAATCCTGTACGAACGCTGCGCCGGCCGCTACGACGTGGCAGAAGTCCTGAGCGGCGAGGATCTGGCGAGGCATCTGGACGGTACCTATTATATCCTGCGCGGCTTCCCGATGGGAGCGTCGGAAATCGAAAAACTCGGCGGCGACGCCCGACTGATCCACCGCTGGGGAGTCGGTTTCGACGCGGTCGATATCGAGGCGGCGGGGAAAAAAGGCATCACCGTCTCGATCTGCGCCGGCGTCAACTCGCAGCCCGTCGCCGAGCTGACCGTCATGCTGATGCTCGCCTCGCTGCGCCATCTGCCCGAGCTGATGAGCCGCGCTAAAGCGGGGCGCAAGGACAAGGAAGACATCATCGCGCGCTCGTGGCTGATCAGCGGCAAACGCGTCGGCCTCGTCGGCCTTGGCAGCATCGGCCGGCGTGTGGCCGCAGCCGTCGGCGGCATGGGCGCGGAAGTGACCTATTACGACCCTTGCCGCGCCGCGCCGGAGACCGAAAAGGAACTGGGCGTCGAATTTCTGCCGCTCGACGAACTTCTGAAGAGCAGCGACATCGTCAGCCTGCACATGCCTCTGCTCGATTCGACCCGGCACCTGATCGACGCAGCCGCCCTCGCCAAAATGAAACCATCGGCCCTGCTGGTCAACACCGCCCGCGGCGGCATCGTCGACACCGAAGCGCTGCTGAAGGCGCTGGCGGAAAAACGCCTTTTCGGCGCCGCGCTCGACACGATCGAGAACGAGCCGCTCCCCGCCGATCATCCGGCCTTCAGACTCGACAACCTGATCATCACCCCCCACGCCGGCGGCAACACGGAAGACAACAACCGCAACATGGCAGTCTACATCATGGACAACATCGACGCCATGGAAAGCGGCCGCGGACCGAACCCGCGCAGCGTCGTCAACCGGCAGTTCCTTGGCAGGCAGCGGATTTCCGATCCGCTCTGA
- a CDS encoding methyltransferase, whose product MSTIGNRIFSEVRRPGRDLVEAFKGIPSSNINDEMNRLFCMHDSMRLVNPDHAVQLLGTAVTVKVPSGDNLFFHQALDMALPGDIIVVDGGHCNNRSLAGEIMLKFAQYKGLAGVVVDGCLRDLDALRGLSMPVYCAGITPQGPFKNGPGEINAPIACGGQVVFPGDILVGDMDGIVVIHKEDAAEMAAAAQKKKASEDKTFALMDGDWKAYAEKHAATTKKRMEGHTPEILGSFADKYGL is encoded by the coding sequence ATGAGCACAATCGGCAATCGGATCTTCAGCGAAGTCAGACGCCCGGGGCGCGATCTCGTCGAAGCCTTCAAGGGTATTCCTTCCAGCAATATCAACGACGAAATGAACCGCCTCTTTTGCATGCACGACTCCATGCGCCTCGTCAATCCCGATCACGCCGTGCAGCTGCTCGGTACGGCCGTCACGGTCAAGGTCCCCTCGGGCGACAACCTGTTCTTTCATCAGGCGCTCGACATGGCGCTCCCCGGCGACATTATCGTCGTGGACGGCGGTCACTGCAACAACCGTTCGCTGGCCGGAGAGATCATGCTCAAATTCGCCCAGTACAAGGGTCTTGCCGGCGTCGTCGTCGACGGCTGCCTGCGCGATCTCGACGCGCTGCGCGGGTTGTCCATGCCGGTCTACTGCGCCGGCATCACGCCGCAGGGGCCTTTCAAGAACGGCCCGGGCGAGATCAACGCGCCGATCGCCTGCGGCGGGCAGGTCGTATTCCCCGGCGACATCCTGGTCGGCGACATGGACGGCATCGTCGTGATCCACAAAGAGGACGCCGCGGAAATGGCGGCTGCCGCGCAGAAGAAAAAAGCTTCGGAGGACAAGACGTTCGCGCTGATGGACGGCGACTGGAAAGCGTACGCCGAAAAGCACGCCGCCACCACCAAAAAGCGCATGGAAGGCCATACTCCTGAAATTCTCGGCAGCTTCGCCGACAAATACGGCCTGTAA
- a CDS encoding LysR family transcriptional regulator, producing the protein MPLRSLKYFLVAAEEMNFRKAAERLYITQQSLSSSIQKLERQYGVAFFERKPRLILTPAGRSMVEYVRKVLHTEQQLVAALADTSRASTGSLRVGVTGTRGAVFMPRIWDVYHRQFPNIVVTTVEASTAELDELLRDGKIDLYIGVNVPRHSNMQVLTFMRDRIFCVFSRRFLAKAPPAWHEALLDPHGFDLTKIDSMPLITFTHSNGLRYTLERFFEKQDIHPNIIFETSRHDLALNLCRQEHGIGLVYEMILYDALRRPNVAGELYAVPVRAELPQKNTELAYRLESFRPRYLQGFIQIARAVFEEYSQTVGAVIRRAQK; encoded by the coding sequence ATGCCTTTGCGAAGTTTGAAATATTTTCTGGTCGCCGCCGAGGAGATGAATTTCCGCAAAGCAGCCGAGCGGCTCTACATCACGCAGCAGTCGCTCAGCTCCAGCATCCAGAAATTGGAACGCCAGTACGGCGTCGCGTTCTTCGAGCGCAAGCCGCGGCTGATCCTGACGCCGGCGGGGCGCAGCATGGTCGAGTACGTGCGCAAAGTCCTGCACACCGAGCAGCAGCTTGTCGCTGCCCTGGCGGACACCTCGCGCGCCAGCACGGGGTCGCTGCGCGTCGGCGTGACGGGCACGCGCGGCGCCGTGTTCATGCCGCGCATCTGGGACGTGTATCACAGGCAATTTCCCAACATCGTCGTCACCACCGTGGAAGCTTCAACCGCGGAACTGGACGAGCTGCTTCGGGACGGAAAGATCGATCTCTATATCGGCGTCAACGTGCCGCGGCACAGCAACATGCAGGTGCTGACCTTCATGCGGGACCGCATCTTCTGCGTCTTCAGCCGCCGCTTCCTGGCGAAAGCCCCGCCGGCCTGGCACGAAGCGCTGCTCGATCCGCACGGCTTCGATCTGACGAAGATCGACAGCATGCCGCTGATCACGTTCACTCACAGCAACGGACTGCGCTACACGCTGGAACGCTTTTTCGAGAAGCAGGACATCCATCCCAACATCATTTTCGAGACGAGCCGGCACGATCTGGCGCTGAACCTGTGTCGTCAGGAACACGGCATCGGCCTCGTCTACGAAATGATCCTCTACGACGCCTTGAGACGCCCCAACGTCGCCGGCGAGCTTTACGCCGTGCCCGTCCGCGCCGAACTGCCGCAGAAAAACACCGAGCTGGCCTACCGCCTGGAGAGCTTCCGTCCCCGCTATCTGCAAGGCTTTATTCAGATCGCTCGGGCCGTTTTCGAAGAGTACTCACAGACCGTCGGCGCCGTGATTCGCCGCGCGCAAAAATGA